GGGATTTATGCCTAACCGTACCGCTATTGGCCCTTGCCTCTGTCTCTGCTTTCTCATCTTTTCGTCCTGTGGAGACCTTCAGTATCGGACCCACCAACCACAGGGATATGGCGAAATACCGCCTGGTGAAACCTGGGTCGCCATCGATCGCGCCTATCAATCAGTGTCGCGCGAAATAGTGTACTACGATCCTAAAACAATTTACCGACACGAAGAACGCGTCACACTGTGGCAGTTAATCGATTACAAGGTGATGCAAGGAAATGCGCCGTTTGGGACGTTCATGATGAGCCCACACCGGTTTTTCTCGACGAAAACGCATAAGGAATTGGATTGCACACACAAGACGGTTCGGCTATTGGCCTCTTCTGAATTCTCTCAGCATATGGGCACTGGACCTCACAATGCGGTATTGGTTAGCCAAGATCATGGACAACCCCTAGAACCAGGGAGTATCAATCAAGCGCTCTGGGAAGTGGCCTGTGGGGCGGCCACAACCCCCAAGTAAGCGTCCAGCACCGAAGTGCTATCTAGCACTGTGTTAACAAACCCAAGAACGAGCTTGGAAATGGAGCTCTGCCTGACGTCACGAACATCTGGAAAATACTGCACAGGCTGTTCAGAAAGGCCATCCAGCAAAGCGGCAGCGAGCGAAGAGGCGAATCGTACTCTCTGCCGCACGTTGAGCCTCTGAGCGAGACGAGAACGCCGATGGTGGCCTTTATCAACAGCCCGTTAGTAATTGTCGAATTGATTCTGCTGGCAGTGCTTCTCTTGGGACGCCACATCCAAGCCCAACCCATGTAAGCGACAACGTCTATGACGTGGTGCTGTCTACCCTGCTCTCGCACAACGTATCGCAATTTTAGTCGATCAAATCGCATCCGGTAAATTTCATCTATTTGATGCGCGCTTGCACCACGAATTGGACATGAGCCATATTCCAGGGCTATCTATGCGGGTGCTGAAGACTTCTTGTTAGATCGGCTGACCGGTATGGCCAAACATGTCCCGATAGCCGTCTCTTGTTCAGTGAGGTATCGTAGTGAGCGCATTGCCGAATACCTGCGCCGGCAAGATGATACGAGTGTGGTCAATGTCTTTGGTAGAATCTTTGAACGGGTGAATACCGAACATCCGGCCGTCACCGGCCATGTGACCGAAACAGACAAGATCCATGCGTATTCACCTGTAGGGCTTTGTGGCTCAACCGTGGAGAACGAGTCGATCAATAGTGATTAGCATGGCGTGGAGTCCTTACGCCTTGAGGTATTCCCGTTCTTATGGGAAGGTTCGTTGGTCGACCAGTTGAACTTGTCATGCCTGCGCCTCAATGTCTGACCTTGCCTCGCAATTCTCCCCTTTTCAAATCCATAGACCAGCTAAATCACACAACGTACAATAAGGAGTTGTCCAGTTTCCGCCGAAGGTAGAAATATTACCTCTTTGAGAAACCGGCTATGGCGAAAGGATGATGTTGATGTGGCGTTGTGTTTTGACAGTGCTATTAGTTCTAGCCTGCATGTCAGGTATGACACCGGGTTCCGCTGTAGGAGCACAGTCCATTGAGGAGGCGGAATTTGCATATGAGCGTGGCGACTATACCCAAGCCGCCAGAATCTTCAGTCCACTGGCAGAACAAGGGATGGCGTCAGCCCAGTTCTACCTTGGCCTGATGCATGAAATGGGACGAGGCGTCCGGCAGGACCACTCTGTGGC
This portion of the Candidatus Nitrospira nitrosa genome encodes:
- a CDS encoding surface-adhesin E family protein; translated protein: MPNRTAIGPCLCLCFLIFSSCGDLQYRTHQPQGYGEIPPGETWVAIDRAYQSVSREIVYYDPKTIYRHEERVTLWQLIDYKVMQGNAPFGTFMMSPHRFFSTKTHKELDCTHKTVRLLASSEFSQHMGTGPHNAVLVSQDHGQPLEPGSINQALWEVACGAATTPK